The Malaclemys terrapin pileata isolate rMalTer1 chromosome 19, rMalTer1.hap1, whole genome shotgun sequence genome has a window encoding:
- the SDHB gene encoding succinate dehydrogenase [ubiquinone] iron-sulfur subunit, mitochondrial produces MAAAVVGVSLKRSVPGVTLWAAARQACRGAQTAAAAAPASQAVAPRIKTFAIYRWDPDKPGDKPHMQTYEIDLNKCGSMVLDALIKIKNEMDSTLTFRRSCREGICGSCAMNINGGNTLACTKRIDTNLSKVSKIYPLPHMYVVKDLVPDMSNFYAQYKVIEPYLKKRDESNQGKEQYLQSIEDREKLDGLYECILCACCSTSCPSYWWNGDKYLGPAVLMQAYRWMIDSRDDYTEERLAQLEDPFSLYRCHTIMNCTKTCPKGLNPGKAIAEIKKMMATYKEKAVSA; encoded by the exons ATGGCGGCGGCCGTAGTCGGTGTCTCCTTGAAGCGCAGCGTCCCCGGGGTGACCCTCTGGGCGGCCGCGCGAcag GCCTGCCGTGGAGCAcagacagcagctgcagcagcacccgCTTCTCAAGCGGTAGCACCACGTATCAAGACATTTGCTATCTACAGATGGGATCCTGACAAGCCTGGGGACAAGCCGCACATGCAGACCTATGAAATTGATCTGAATAA GTGTGGGTCTATGGTACTTGATGCTCTGATCAAGATAAAAAATGAGATGGACTCCACTCTGACCTTCCGCAGATCATGTAGGGAAG GCATTTGTGGCTCCTGCGCTATGAACATCAATGGCGGGAACACCCTGGCCTGTACCAAAAGAATTGACACCAACCTTAGCAAGGTCTCCAAAATCTACCCTCTCCCCCACATGTACGTGGTAAAGGATCTCGTTCCG GACATGAGTAACTTCTACGCTCAGTACAAAGTCATTGAGCCTTACCTGAAGAAGAGGGATGAATCGAATCAGGGCAAAGAGCAGTATCTGCAGTCTATAGAAGATCGTGAGAAACTG GATGGGCTCTATGAGTGCATTCTATGTGCCTGCTGCAGTACCAGCTGCCCCAGTTACTGGTGGAACGGAGACAAATACCTGGGCCCTGCGGTGCTTATGCAG GCATATCGCTGGATGATTGACTCCAGAGATGACTACACAGAAGAACGTCTGGCACAGCTTGAGGACCCATTTTCCCTCTACCGCTGTCATACCATCATGAACTGCACAAAAACTTGCCCCAAG GGTTTGAACCCTGGAAAAGCAATTGCCGAAATCAAGAAAATGATGGCAACTTACAAAGAGAAGGCGGTCAGCGCATAA